A window of Sedimentibacter sp. MB31-C6 genomic DNA:
ATATTATCTAGGAACAGTTTCCCAATCTTTTAAAAATTTTTCGATACCACTGTCTGTTAAAGGATGCTTTGTTAATTGTGTTATAACCTTATATGGAATCGTAGCTATATGACAACCAAGTCTTGCTGCTTGTGTTACATGCATTGGATGTCTTATACTTGCAGCTATTATTTCAGTTTCAATATCATAATTATCGAATATTTCTACTATTTCTTCAATTAACGCCATTCCATCGTTGCTTATATCATCAAGTCTACCTACAAATGGACTTACATATGTAGCTCCTGCTCTAGATGCTAAAAGTGCCTGCCCAGAAGAAAATATCAATGTTACATTTGTTTTAATTTTTTCCTTATGTAAAATTTTTACAGCCTTTAAACCTTCAACAGTCATAGGTACTTTTATTACTATATTTTTATGAATTTTGCTAAGTTCTACAGCTTCTCTAACCATTCCTTCTGCCTCTAAACTAATAACCTCCGCACTAATTGGTCCATCTACTATAGAAGTTATCTCTCTTACTACTTCTTCAAACTTTTTACCTTCTTTAGCAATTAAGGATGGATTTGTTGTAACTCCACATATAACACCCATATCATTGGCTTTTCTAATTTCCTCAACATTGGCTGTATCAATAAAAAACTTCAATTTCAGTTCCTCCTCTATTTTATTTCTTTGACAATATTTTTATTGCCAAATAATATTTTAATCATAAAAATAGGTAACACTATTTGTCTTGATATTCGTTTTGGTTCTTTTAACAATCTGTACAACCATTCTAGTCCAAGATTAATAAATATTTCTGGGGCTCTTTTGACATTTCCTGCAAGACCATCCAATGTGCCTCCATTTCCAATTATTATTTTAGCATTTATTTTATCTTTATTATATCCTATCCATTGTTCTTGTTTTTTAGCACCAAATCCAATAAATAAAATATCAGGTTCTTGTTTGTTTATTTCTTCTATTATTTTTAACTCTTCTGCACTTCCTCCTTGCCCTAAGTGAGCACCTTTAAAGTATCCATGATGACAACCAGATATGTTTATATTAGGATACTTTTTACTTACATTTTTCATAGCAGTATCTGCTACACCTGGTTTTCCTCCTAATACATATAGCTTTAGTTTCTTTTTATTTGCCATTTCTAATAAATTCATTGATAAATCATAACCTGCTACTTTTTCCTTTAAAGGTAATTTTCTTATTTTAGATGCATGAAGAAGTCCAATACCATCTGGAATATTAACGTCAGAAGAATTAATATAATTTAGAAACTCTTCATCGTCTTGACACATCATAATAATTTCTGTATTAGGTGTAAAAATTATATATTGTTCATTTTTACTTAGTTTATCTTCAACTATATTTAATACTTCATCCATAGTTTTATTATCTATTCTTACATCCATTATACTTATTTTATCCATTGTTTACTCCGTTAGATTTTCTTTAGTATTTCATAATTAACATTGATAGATTCCCTAAGGTTAATAACTTCATTATACAATAATTTCTTCTCTTCACTTTCATTCTCAAGTTTTTCCATTATCTCTTTAAATAATAAATCACTATCAATATCATCAATATTGCATGATACGTTCATATTTAAACTATTTGCAAATTGATCAACTTTTTGATCATATGACACAGCTACAAAAGGCACGTTAGCTGTAGCAGCAAATATCAAAGAATGAAGCCTTACACCAACTAAAAGGTTCATTTCTTTAATTATATCGTATGCTTCATTTGTTGAAAGCTTTTCCTTGTAATAGATTGCTCTATTCCCAATTTTCTTTTCTATATTAAAAATCAATTCTAAATCTTCGTCATAATAAAATGGTATAAAGTAACATTCAATGCCATTATTTATCAGCATTTCTGTAATACTGCTTATCTTTTCTCCAACATCAGATCCCTTCCAATTTCGAAGAGAAAAACAAACCCTCTTTATATTATCATTATTGTTTTCATAATTTTCATTATCTCTTAGACAAATAACAGGGTCTGCTGATAAATAAACTTTATTAATATCAACACCAATACTACCTAAAAACACCTTGGAATATTTATCTCTAACAGTAATATAATCTACCATATTCAAAGTTTTTGCCACAGACTTCTTGCTATTTTCACTGACTAAAGGACCAATTCCCTGGCTCAACATGACAACTTTATTACCCATTAACTTTGCAAGCCTTATAAGAAAAAGATAATAGTAAATACTTCTTTTGCTCGTTACATCTTGCAATAAACTGCCGCCTCCAAATACTAAAATATATGAAGCTTTTAATTTCCTAATAATAGAGATAACATCATAGCGATGTATCGTACCAATATTGTATTTCCTGTTTGTTGTAGCTTTATTTCCTGATAAAACCGTAATATTATCTTTATTTGTTATCTCTAACACTTGTTTTAAAACCATTTCTAATATAGCTTCATCACCTAAATTACCAAAGCCATAATAACCAGCCAACAATATTTTTTTCACTGTAACCTCTCCTGTACCTTGATAAATATTCTGTAAATCCAGTTAAATAGTAAAATGATAATACAGCCAATAATAATTCCAAATCCCAAGGCAATTATTGTTCTTGCTAAAGATAAATAAATAGGCGTTCTTATATGAGAAAATGTATTTATAACCGATGATGTTCCTATCGCAGCAGCTAACATAAATAACCCAGCAAAAAATTCTGACTTTTTATTAGCTGCAAAAACTGCTGCAAATATTGCTGGAAAAGCTATTAAAAACTCCTTTGTCCTAGGTCTAGCTAGCAATATATATTCCATAAAGTTTCTAGAAATCATTTCGATATTTGTAGGCTGAATTTCTGTTTCATGTCCAGTTCTAGATATATAAATAAAACCAACTAGTCCAATAATACCCACAATTATTGCATAATATATTTTTATTTCCTTGTTTAATATTCTTATGGTTGTATTAACAACACTTTTTAATGAATCGTCTTCATTATTATTCATAAAGTATATTAAATACATCATGGCAAAAATCCCAAAAGGAAGTAGTTGAGCAATTTTAACTCCCCTAAAAATATCCATCTCAAGTAAATACTTTACATCACTGAGTATTGCATCTAAAAAAACAGCACCAACAAGTGATATTGCTATACTTATTGTTAAAATTATTATTGAATGAACCATCATTTGTAAATTAGTTAAAGTTTTTGAAGAATGCATTATCTTCTTAATTTGCATTATTAAAAAGTATATCGACAGCCCTGAAAAAGCAACAGCTGCTGCTAATGCAAATCCTTTTTCTGCAATATTGTGCATTACAAATGGCACTAATGCTCCAGGCAAGGCAAGTAAATACAAGAAATTGCTATATCTATGCTTAATGTTAAACATTTTTATAAACAATAAAACTGATGCTAATGTAACACCAATAGACAGTATAGCTAGTCTTTTTGAACCAATATGAAATTCTTCAATTGAACGAGCTTTACCTAATTCAATATTATGTTCATTTAGCCTGTTACTTAAGCTCAAAAACGTTCTTTCATATTCATCTACATCTGTCATATATTTAGTACTGCCTTTTTCTTCAAAAAATGGCTTAAAGTAAATTACCCTTATGTTTCTTTCTGTTATAGCTCTGAACATAGTATTTTCAATTTCTTCAGCACCTTCGTAATTATAATATTTATTTCTTTCTCTAATGAAATCCCACATTGTGAAGACCCTAACACCATTATAATTTGAATCTTCAACAAGTTTATTTAATCCATCTTGCTCTAGATGCTCTCTTTGAGTAGAACTTTCAATTAACCCTATAGCCATATTATTTTCCTTTATGTAATTTAAAAGAAACTCTTCATTTTCAGGGTAACCTAATACATCTTTACCATGAGCAAGGTATAATCTTGGCTCTAAGTCATATTTCTCATTTGAAGCTTTATAAACATCTGCTAATTTTTCATTAAATGTTGGAAAATTTATAGGTCTTAATATTACATCAAGGTTAGCATTTTTTACTAAATTTATTTTTTCTTCGTCATACCCAATACCTATATTAAAAAGTCTTGAATCGACTACCTTTTTTTCTTCATAAACACCGTCACCTTTTTGATTAATAACTCTCTCTAAATTTCCATAATAAACATCATCAAATGTACCATTTAATACTATGTAATATGTATTTTCAAAATTATATGTATAATAAAAATCATTAGAATATCTTTCTCTTATACCTGATAAAATATAATTATATAAGCTTTCACTTTCCGTTGAAATTATAGCATCAGTCGAGTCAATACTTCCATCTTTAATATTAGTGATTATTTCATTACTATAATTATCTTCCCAATTATAATCTTTAATAAGCTCTGATACTATTTCTGCCTTAAGTGAATACCCTTGCTTAATAAGAAGGTTTATAGTTTCTTCCTGAATTGAAACTGATTGCACTCCAAATTCTTTAAACTTTTCAAACCACCAACTTAATTCTTTGTCAGAACTATCAGAAAATTTATTTATTTCTGCAAAATCAAGAACAACTTCAGCAGTTTTGTATTGCTTTTCAATATTAATACGTTGATATATGGTAACCAATCCTACAATTAAGGATAGGCAAATTAGCACAAGTACTATTCTCTCAATTTTTATTTTACTCATATTATCTCCTCTTCCTATGTATATTGCTACTATGCTGATAAATACAAATTAACAATAGCATATTAATTATATAAAATCAATAATTTTAATTATACAATCCATAACATTCATTCTTAGTAAAACAAGGAATTTGCAGACTTTGCCTCTTTTTATATCGGATAAAAGTCTCCTTTTATAACTATCAAAGTCAACAAGCATTATAATCTACTTTACAAGAACACAAACTACCATTTTAACAAGAAATTCCTTTAGCAAAGGTAATTTAGCCGGATGTTTAAAAATATTTCTCAATGGTTCTTCTTTATAGTATTCTATATTGAAATTACTATTTCCCATTATTTTATTAAATCTTTTTATAGTCATTTTATTAATATACGAAAAATAATCTGTACCATCAGGTCTTGTTGCAATTCTAAATTCAATTCTATCTTTTCCATCAGGCAAATCCTTTACTAATTCTTTATATGTATTAATAAGAGTTTTTTCACTAAAAAATACATGTACCCAAGGCATTCCTATAGCATCACTTAAGTGTGCTCCGTAGGGATGATTGTATGGAGGAAAATTCAAATAAAGTTTTCCATTTTTCTTTAAAATCCTGTAACATTCCTTCAACACTTTTTCCGGTTCATCTACATGTTCCATTGCATCATTCATTATAATAGTATCAAAAGTTTCATCTTCAAAAGGTGTATCAGAAGCATCAGAGCAAACGAATTCAAACTTATTTTCCATTTTATACTTAATAGCTAAATCTTCTGCTTCCTTTTTATATTTTCCTAAAATTTCTACACCAATAATTTTTTTAACTCCTTGTGAAGCATAAAAAACAGTCTTACCACCTGCTCCACAACCTATATCTAAAACAACTTTATCTTTGAACATATCATCTAAGTTAGTATGTTTTAAATAGAATTTTATTGTATCAATTCCCTTTTCATACTGCCATTCTGCATATGTTTTTTTTCCTTCGTTATTTAAATTAAAAGGATGTATAGGAAGTTTAAACAGCTTGTTAGCTGTCTTACATAATTTAACCATATCAAGTCTCTACTTTCTATAAAATTAGTTTTTCTTTGCAATTATAACATTAGACAAAACTAAATTCAATAATTTATTGTAGTAATATGGAAATGCAACAATATATATTACACTATGTAAAAAATATCTTAAAATTTTACTAATAACTTATTGTCATATAAATAAATTTTCTTGTCAATTTTTGTTGAAATTAATGATAATATAATATAAAATAGGATATCGATATTATTAAGGGAGTTGTTAAATTTGAAAAAAGTCCTAATTTTTACAATGATAATTGCACTTACTGCTACAACAGTTATTTTTGCATCACCAGGAGATACTTCTGACCCAATAGTAGTTCTAAGTTATCTTAATCAAAGAATTGAAAGTTTAATTGATGATTATAAGTTAGAAGAAATTGAAGACATGAAAACTCAAATTGATGAGTTGGAAAACAAAACAAGCTCGTCAGAAAAAGGTACTACGGCTAGTTTATCATTAGATATTGTTGAAATTCATGAAGGTGAAAAAATAATAGCTAAAGAAGGAACTGAACTTATTTTAAGAGGTGGAGAAGCATTTATAATAGGAAGTGAGCTAGGTGGTATAACTAATATAACTCTTGGCAAAGATTTTGTTTCTGACATGATGGTTCCAGCTAATCATCTTTTAATAGTACCTAGAGATGATGGAAGAGGTGTCTATACTAACGATTACGCCATATTTATGGTCCGTGGAGAATACGAAGTAATTGATAATTAAGAAGTAAAAATGTAGCATACATAAATAAGGATTTGAGCAAATAACATCAACTCAAATCCTTATTTTTTACATTGAACATTGTCATCCTGAGTCTACAAGACGAACAATTTAAATATTCATACTAAATTATCTATCCTCTATTGTTCGTATAGAAATTTCCCCGGAAATGATTGAATCAATTTTTCCATTTTCATATTGAACAACCAATTCTCCATCACTTCCTAAATCAATTGCCTTTGCTTTTTTTACTGTTTTATTATTAATTAAATTTATAGGTTTACCTATTACATCTGATTTTTTTTTGCAAATATCTAAACTCACATTAAAATTACCATTAATGAATTCCTCGTACAAATATTCGAAATTATTCATTATTCTAGCAGCTAAACTACTTCTATTAAGTTTTTTACCTGTTTCAACAAATATCGAAGTTGCAACTTTTTTTATATCTTCAGGCGACTCTTCAAATACATTATAAACATTTAATCCAATTCCTATAGCTACAAAAAGAAGATTATTATTTTCAGTTTTCATTTCTGTTAATATACCGCAAATCTTTTTATTTCCTAACTTTAAATCATTTGGCCATTTTATTTGTACTTCTATCCCATATTCGTTTAAGGCTTCAGAAACAGCAGCAGCACAAACCTGGGTTATTTTCGAGACATGGGATATATTTATATTAGGTCTTAGAACTATAGTCATACATAAACTGCCCTTTTGTGATTCCCACTGTCTTCCCAATCTACCCCTTCCCATTTCTTGTTTTTCACAGGTTATTACAGTTCCTTCTTCACATGTTTCACCAATTCTCTTAGCATACGCATTAGTAGAATCAATTGTATCAAAGTAAATGATTTTTCTACCTATATACTTTGTTTGTAAATCATCATCTATATTTTCTGCTGTTAAGTACATTATTGTCTCCCTGCTAAATCTTCAATCAAATTTACAAATTCTTCATTAGCTTTATACCCTTGAAGTTGAAGCTTATTATTCTTCATATTAAATTCATCATAATATTTTTCCTTAACATAAATATTTCTCTCAGCTATATCATAGTATAAATCTAAATTAAATTCTTCTTCATCTTTAAAAATTAAAAATTTATCATCAACTATTATATTAATATCCAACCAGTAATATCCATCTTTCTTTTCAGGTAATTCCGACACTAACATATATTCTTCAGATTTCACTACATTCTCTAGTAAAAGTTTAGTAGTACCAACCTTGTCTAAATCTTCTGATAATGAACCGTCAAAACTATTTATTTCATTTAAGTCGTTGTGCTGATTGGTGTATCTGATTCCTTCTTTTTCATAAATTATTGTATCAATGTTAGAAGCACTACTTAATATGCCTGATATCATCGTTATATCAGAATTCAGTATATCGTCTATTTGAGTTAAGTAGTTATCTTTTTGAAATATTTTCATAACTAAAGATAAAAGTAGGATAAATAATACTACTATAACAATTAGTGGTATGATATTTAATTTTCTTTTCTTACTATAAACTCTTCTTTTTCTTCTTCTAGCCATGACGCACCTTCCTATGTACTCCTTTTCTTTTTAGAAGATTTATTAGTTGAAAATTCAGGTCCTCTATTGTGCCTTCATTATTAATAACTTCATTAACCATAGAAACTTTTTTTTCTATAGGTATTTGTTTATTAATTATTGTCAATACATCCTCTGGATTCTTATTTTCTATTAAAGCTCTATTAATTAACCTTTTTCTTTGTAATTCTGAGTTAACATAAACTAGCCATATTTCATCGTAAATTATACCATTTTTCTTTAAATGCTCAGCTTCTTCTAATGCCAAAGGTATATCTAAAAATAATACATCATCTGTTGAAGTTTTAACACCTTTCATTAATTCCTTAACTACAGTTTTGTGAACTATTTCGTTTAATTTTTTAAGGTTTTTTTCATCATTAAATACTATTTTGCCTAAAACCTGCCTGTTTATTGTATTATCAAAATTCAAAATATCTTTTCCAAAATAATTAACTACATCATTGTACATATCTTTCCCAACATTATAACCTTCATGTACTATTTCATCTGAATCCAGTACAGTATATCCCATTTTCCTTAAAATATTAGTTACAGTTGATTTGCCTGTTCCTATACTGCCTGTAATTATAATTACTTTAGACTTATTTTGCTTCATACCAACTACCACCTACATTTACATCAGCTTCAAGGCGTACCTTGAAATTATCAATAACATTTTCCATTTCATCTTTGATAATTCTTTTCACAAACTCTAACTCTGGCTCAAAAGCTTCCACTATAAGTTCATCATGCACCTGAAGTATAAGCCTTGATTTCATTTTATTAGTTTTTAACTTCTTATATACATTAACCATTGCGGCTTTAATAATATCTGCTGCTGTACCTTGA
This region includes:
- a CDS encoding class I SAM-dependent methyltransferase, coding for MVKLCKTANKLFKLPIHPFNLNNEGKKTYAEWQYEKGIDTIKFYLKHTNLDDMFKDKVVLDIGCGAGGKTVFYASQGVKKIIGVEILGKYKKEAEDLAIKYKMENKFEFVCSDASDTPFEDETFDTIIMNDAMEHVDEPEKVLKECYRILKKNGKLYLNFPPYNHPYGAHLSDAIGMPWVHVFFSEKTLINTYKELVKDLPDGKDRIEFRIATRPDGTDYFSYINKMTIKRFNKIMGNSNFNIEYYKEEPLRNIFKHPAKLPLLKEFLVKMVVCVLVK
- a CDS encoding DUF5693 family protein; its protein translation is MSKIKIERIVLVLICLSLIVGLVTIYQRINIEKQYKTAEVVLDFAEINKFSDSSDKELSWWFEKFKEFGVQSVSIQEETINLLIKQGYSLKAEIVSELIKDYNWEDNYSNEIITNIKDGSIDSTDAIISTESESLYNYILSGIRERYSNDFYYTYNFENTYYIVLNGTFDDVYYGNLERVINQKGDGVYEEKKVVDSRLFNIGIGYDEEKINLVKNANLDVILRPINFPTFNEKLADVYKASNEKYDLEPRLYLAHGKDVLGYPENEEFLLNYIKENNMAIGLIESSTQREHLEQDGLNKLVEDSNYNGVRVFTMWDFIRERNKYYNYEGAEEIENTMFRAITERNIRVIYFKPFFEEKGSTKYMTDVDEYERTFLSLSNRLNEHNIELGKARSIEEFHIGSKRLAILSIGVTLASVLLFIKMFNIKHRYSNFLYLLALPGALVPFVMHNIAEKGFALAAAVAFSGLSIYFLIMQIKKIMHSSKTLTNLQMMVHSIIILTISIAISLVGAVFLDAILSDVKYLLEMDIFRGVKIAQLLPFGIFAMMYLIYFMNNNEDDSLKSVVNTTIRILNKEIKIYYAIIVGIIGLVGFIYISRTGHETEIQPTNIEMISRNFMEYILLARPRTKEFLIAFPAIFAAVFAANKKSEFFAGLFMLAAAIGTSSVINTFSHIRTPIYLSLARTIIALGFGIIIGCIIILLFNWIYRIFIKVQERLQ
- a CDS encoding WecB/TagA/CpsF family glycosyltransferase, with product MDKISIMDVRIDNKTMDEVLNIVEDKLSKNEQYIIFTPNTEIIMMCQDDEEFLNYINSSDVNIPDGIGLLHASKIRKLPLKEKVAGYDLSMNLLEMANKKKLKLYVLGGKPGVADTAMKNVSKKYPNINISGCHHGYFKGAHLGQGGSAEELKIIEEINKQEPDILFIGFGAKKQEQWIGYNKDKINAKIIIGNGGTLDGLAGNVKRAPEIFINLGLEWLYRLLKEPKRISRQIVLPIFMIKILFGNKNIVKEIK
- the csaB gene encoding polysaccharide pyruvyl transferase CsaB; its protein translation is MKKILLAGYYGFGNLGDEAILEMVLKQVLEITNKDNITVLSGNKATTNRKYNIGTIHRYDVISIIRKLKASYILVFGGGSLLQDVTSKRSIYYYLFLIRLAKLMGNKVVMLSQGIGPLVSENSKKSVAKTLNMVDYITVRDKYSKVFLGSIGVDINKVYLSADPVICLRDNENYENNNDNIKRVCFSLRNWKGSDVGEKISSITEMLINNGIECYFIPFYYDEDLELIFNIEKKIGNRAIYYKEKLSTNEAYDIIKEMNLLVGVRLHSLIFAATANVPFVAVSYDQKVDQFANSLNMNVSCNIDDIDSDLLFKEIMEKLENESEEKKLLYNEVINLRESINVNYEILKKI
- a CDS encoding biotin--[acetyl-CoA-carboxylase] ligase — protein: MYLTAENIDDDLQTKYIGRKIIYFDTIDSTNAYAKRIGETCEEGTVITCEKQEMGRGRLGRQWESQKGSLCMTIVLRPNINISHVSKITQVCAAAVSEALNEYGIEVQIKWPNDLKLGNKKICGILTEMKTENNNLLFVAIGIGLNVYNVFEESPEDIKKVATSIFVETGKKLNRSSLAARIMNNFEYLYEEFINGNFNVSLDICKKKSDVIGKPINLINNKTVKKAKAIDLGSDGELVVQYENGKIDSIISGEISIRTIEDR
- the fsa gene encoding fructose-6-phosphate aldolase, with the protein product MKFFIDTANVEEIRKANDMGVICGVTTNPSLIAKEGKKFEEVVREITSIVDGPISAEVISLEAEGMVREAVELSKIHKNIVIKVPMTVEGLKAVKILHKEKIKTNVTLIFSSGQALLASRAGATYVSPFVGRLDDISNDGMALIEEIVEIFDNYDIETEIIAASIRHPMHVTQAARLGCHIATIPYKVITQLTKHPLTDSGIEKFLKDWETVPR
- the coaE gene encoding dephospho-CoA kinase (Dephospho-CoA kinase (CoaE) performs the final step in coenzyme A biosynthesis.), with the translated sequence MKQNKSKVIIITGSIGTGKSTVTNILRKMGYTVLDSDEIVHEGYNVGKDMYNDVVNYFGKDILNFDNTINRQVLGKIVFNDEKNLKKLNEIVHKTVVKELMKGVKTSTDDVLFLDIPLALEEAEHLKKNGIIYDEIWLVYVNSELQRKRLINRALIENKNPEDVLTIINKQIPIEKKVSMVNEVINNEGTIEDLNFQLINLLKRKGVHRKVRHG